One segment of Haloplanus natans DSM 17983 DNA contains the following:
- a CDS encoding DUF932 domain-containing protein, with product MPSVARFDVLASHPEKESLDSVPWRDALYTDEDEPQLAGEVSSGDDYYNIIQYGDILEAIGQGIEARDEDIQPEGEVALSNTRHKMTARIGMGQTVEAAPGDRINLDLRARSGHSGYHGLKFDVGAMREICSNGMMAFVADQSYEQTHSEQFQPGLAYHAVDAVVDGVDTVERRLEQAQERELRNQDEALLILQDIGIDRYLEDPTPDLLTALNEEVEDPDNPSLYETFNAATYALTHLSEDRPQYQLDDGYEQAAQLLEYGEGIPHPDILGEDAVRRRSNQLIEDPEAEEYWEGERESLRDLMEYHEVEA from the coding sequence ATGCCAAGCGTCGCCCGGTTCGACGTCCTTGCTTCACATCCTGAGAAGGAAAGCCTGGACTCGGTCCCTTGGAGAGATGCACTATACACTGACGAGGACGAACCGCAATTGGCCGGCGAGGTCAGTAGCGGAGACGACTACTACAACATCATACAGTACGGCGATATCCTCGAGGCAATCGGCCAAGGTATCGAGGCCAGGGACGAGGATATCCAACCGGAAGGAGAAGTCGCCTTGTCCAATACGCGGCATAAGATGACTGCCCGGATTGGCATGGGTCAAACAGTCGAAGCAGCACCAGGCGACCGCATCAACCTAGATCTACGTGCTCGTTCAGGGCACTCGGGTTACCACGGCTTGAAGTTCGATGTCGGTGCGATGCGAGAGATCTGCAGTAACGGGATGATGGCATTCGTCGCAGATCAAAGCTACGAGCAAACCCACAGTGAACAGTTCCAGCCAGGCCTTGCATACCATGCTGTTGACGCTGTCGTTGACGGAGTAGATACGGTCGAAAGGAGGTTGGAGCAGGCTCAGGAACGAGAGCTGCGGAATCAGGATGAGGCACTTCTCATTTTGCAGGATATCGGTATCGACCGTTACCTGGAAGATCCGACTCCGGACTTGCTGACTGCGTTGAACGAAGAGGTCGAAGACCCTGACAACCCTTCCTTGTACGAGACTTTCAACGCCGCAACCTACGCACTGACACACCTCTCCGAAGACAGGCCTCAGTACCAGTTGGACGATGGCTACGAGCAGGCCGCTCAGCTTCTTGAGTACGGTGAAGGGATTCCGCATCCAGACATTCTCGGTGAGGACGCGGTTCGCCGCAGATCAAACCAGTTGATCGAGGATCCAGAAGCTGAGGAGTACTGGGAAGGCGAAAGAGAATCTCTCCGTGACTTGATGGAGTATCACGAGGTCGAAGCCTGA
- a CDS encoding DDRGK domain-containing protein, which produces MRDHEDYLREERKPVEPRKEDLSNLPSAAEERAEIERQHQEELRRKQRRMMEDRQRQLDALAAEEKLRMMDQPDPLQRSGKSVAAKYTLPALKKCVDTGLSTTCKNCGAKPFSEGPHHTCSREEKVLRLSTDLAHKYSCGECNAQPFVPGVHHRRDCSRRLKKKVKDVVENRDYSTPCKYCGVKPFSQGPHHDSDCDRKWSYVAYSTKLAHMYNCAECDARPFVAGPHHKDSCSRHFYSTVF; this is translated from the coding sequence ATGCGTGATCATGAAGACTACCTGAGGGAGGAAAGGAAGCCTGTAGAGCCGAGGAAAGAGGACTTGAGCAATCTTCCAAGTGCTGCCGAAGAGCGTGCCGAGATCGAGAGGCAACATCAGGAAGAGTTGAGGAGAAAACAACGACGTATGATGGAAGACAGGCAGAGGCAGCTTGATGCCTTAGCTGCGGAAGAAAAACTCCGGATGATGGACCAGCCAGATCCTCTTCAACGATCTGGGAAATCAGTCGCTGCCAAATATACGTTGCCAGCGTTAAAGAAATGCGTTGACACCGGGCTTTCCACTACCTGCAAGAACTGTGGTGCAAAACCGTTCTCCGAAGGCCCTCATCACACCTGTTCCAGGGAGGAGAAGGTACTGAGACTCAGTACTGACTTGGCGCATAAGTACAGCTGCGGGGAATGCAACGCCCAGCCGTTCGTCCCCGGCGTTCATCACCGAAGAGATTGTTCTCGCAGGCTCAAGAAGAAAGTCAAAGATGTGGTTGAGAACCGTGATTACTCCACGCCCTGCAAGTACTGTGGCGTGAAGCCGTTTTCTCAGGGACCGCATCACGACAGTGATTGTGATCGGAAGTGGAGCTACGTTGCCTACTCAACGAAACTCGCTCATATGTACAACTGTGCCGAGTGTGATGCGAGGCCTTTCGTCGCCGGCCCGCACCACAAGGATTCTTGCAGCCGGCATTTCTACAGTACTGTCTTCTGA
- a CDS encoding restriction endonuclease, with product MDKVFNSEESLEDLTETQQKIIKYATENPEWTHQKVANEADCSKGYVGTVHRDYIAEEVDVGSVSWDDIDDELYESLVAGLEAQDDVDRVEQKYDLELSEGDSKEVDVAVWKELERYELLIIIECKFHESPIEQEIVSGMIRNKENSEANHSVLVSKSGFQEGAISQAKDAGVDLYTLKKLEDDDAGRYVQTLDLSLTMYNPSVEPVEIQISPVGFVPDDLISRAQLNQDPPLWDEDYTYLGISLNEYLRELGDGKSHGTYREDIEDRFIEHDGVFYQIDYIKYDKVPKEPQAEYEEEIDLLDEYDLVMIDELEPDEDDREFYSLQDVLESFIDEVHR from the coding sequence ATGGATAAGGTATTCAATTCTGAGGAGAGCCTGGAAGACCTCACTGAGACACAGCAAAAAATCATAAAATATGCAACTGAAAACCCGGAATGGACTCATCAAAAGGTTGCAAACGAAGCCGATTGTTCGAAGGGCTACGTAGGTACGGTTCACAGAGACTACATCGCTGAGGAAGTCGACGTTGGTTCAGTTTCATGGGACGATATTGACGACGAATTATATGAAAGCCTTGTAGCGGGTTTAGAGGCGCAAGACGATGTTGACAGGGTAGAGCAAAAATATGATCTTGAATTGAGTGAGGGCGATTCTAAAGAAGTCGACGTCGCTGTTTGGAAGGAACTTGAGCGCTATGAGCTCTTGATCATTATCGAGTGCAAGTTCCATGAGAGCCCTATTGAGCAGGAGATCGTGTCTGGTATGATACGGAACAAAGAGAACTCGGAAGCTAATCATTCTGTCTTAGTATCTAAAAGCGGCTTTCAGGAAGGTGCTATCTCACAAGCAAAGGATGCAGGAGTCGACCTATATACTCTCAAAAAATTAGAGGATGATGATGCTGGCCGATATGTTCAGACCCTCGATCTCAGCTTGACGATGTATAATCCCAGTGTGGAGCCTGTCGAGATCCAGATCTCACCGGTTGGATTCGTACCAGATGATCTGATATCCCGAGCTCAGCTGAATCAAGACCCGCCTCTATGGGACGAGGATTACACCTACTTAGGAATCAGCCTAAACGAATATCTACGGGAGTTAGGTGACGGAAAGAGCCATGGAACGTATCGAGAAGATATCGAGGACCGGTTTATTGAACATGATGGCGTTTTCTACCAGATAGATTACATAAAATACGACAAGGTGCCTAAGGAACCTCAAGCAGAGTACGAAGAAGAAATCGATCTACTTGATGAATACGACCTTGTTATGATCGATGAATTGGAGCCTGATGAAGATGATCGCGAGTTCTATTCTCTGCAAGATGTACTCGAATCATTCATCGACGAAGTCCATAGGTAA
- a CDS encoding helicase HerA domain-containing protein, with amino-acid sequence MTEDDEKTITVTEQGLKIPLVKILTGRGSIFGQTGSGKSNTAGKIAEEILEEGRPLLVIDVEGEYYGLKEEYELLHVGADEECDLQVGPEHSGKIAELALEQNVPIILDVSGYIDREEVNELVHDTCKALFDKEKKLKKPFPIFIEEAHEWIPQQGKRGEDGEVTDMLIRIGKRGRKRGLGITALSQRPASVDKDYVTQCDYRIWHQVTWPSDLDTVKDVLGKEFEDKVKDLDVGQAVFEGNFLEEDRQIVKFLRKQTFDAGDTPGLDNVERPELKSVSSDLVEELEEISEKKQREKSRIEELKQKLEEKEEKLEEEREARKRAEDMSQMAEQFTQAMASGGNAEVEEKVDEIREEKNERIRELESEKQELENEVSQLREENQSLQQQVSELEEYEQAVQHMDQLREGVQRMSEALGLDTGSTDEKLKEKLQKKEEQIDDLEAKVQKLQQQGYSLDDEFEEAMDFLKHEAVKEEVEKASDKTTYSEDNAWDALSVLVDQEEATLSDLTPYVDINRGSLSKIMARLAEHDVVDKGKKGQKNLYSLNTEGLKDIVQTQKKRSEMADLKEKVKNE; translated from the coding sequence GTGACAGAAGACGATGAGAAGACGATTACGGTTACAGAGCAAGGCCTGAAAATCCCCTTAGTAAAAATACTTACTGGCAGAGGCAGCATCTTCGGTCAGACAGGGTCAGGAAAGAGCAATACCGCAGGCAAGATAGCGGAAGAAATCCTCGAAGAAGGCCGTCCGCTGCTCGTGATCGACGTCGAAGGAGAGTACTACGGCCTCAAAGAAGAATACGAACTACTGCATGTCGGAGCAGACGAAGAATGCGACTTACAGGTAGGACCGGAGCACAGCGGGAAGATCGCCGAACTCGCACTTGAGCAGAACGTCCCGATAATCCTCGATGTCTCCGGCTACATCGACAGAGAAGAAGTCAACGAACTGGTTCACGATACCTGTAAAGCACTGTTCGACAAGGAGAAGAAGCTGAAGAAGCCGTTCCCGATCTTCATCGAGGAAGCGCACGAGTGGATTCCGCAGCAAGGGAAACGCGGAGAAGACGGCGAAGTCACGGATATGTTGATCCGGATCGGGAAGAGAGGTAGGAAGAGAGGCCTCGGCATAACAGCTCTAAGTCAGAGACCTGCTTCGGTCGACAAGGACTACGTCACCCAGTGCGACTACAGGATCTGGCATCAGGTTACGTGGCCTTCAGATCTTGACACGGTGAAAGACGTTCTCGGGAAAGAGTTCGAGGACAAGGTGAAAGATCTGGATGTCGGCCAAGCCGTTTTCGAAGGGAACTTCCTGGAAGAAGACCGGCAGATCGTCAAGTTTCTTCGGAAGCAGACGTTCGACGCCGGCGACACACCAGGCCTTGACAACGTTGAACGACCTGAGCTCAAGTCTGTCTCCAGCGACCTCGTAGAAGAGCTGGAGGAGATCAGTGAGAAGAAGCAGCGGGAGAAAAGCCGGATAGAAGAACTGAAGCAGAAACTGGAAGAGAAAGAAGAGAAGTTGGAAGAGGAACGTGAGGCGCGAAAACGTGCCGAGGACATGAGTCAGATGGCCGAGCAGTTCACGCAGGCTATGGCGTCCGGAGGTAACGCCGAGGTCGAGGAGAAGGTTGACGAGATCCGTGAGGAGAAGAACGAGAGAATCCGTGAACTGGAAAGCGAGAAACAAGAATTAGAGAACGAGGTCTCCCAGCTCCGGGAGGAGAATCAGAGTCTTCAGCAACAGGTTTCGGAGCTTGAGGAATACGAGCAAGCAGTTCAGCATATGGACCAGCTGCGTGAAGGAGTTCAGAGAATGTCCGAGGCCTTGGGTCTTGACACAGGTAGTACTGATGAGAAGTTGAAGGAGAAACTGCAGAAGAAAGAAGAACAGATTGATGATCTGGAGGCGAAGGTTCAGAAGCTTCAGCAGCAGGGATACAGTCTCGACGACGAGTTTGAGGAAGCGATGGACTTCCTGAAGCACGAAGCAGTGAAGGAAGAGGTAGAGAAGGCCTCTGACAAGACTACTTACAGCGAGGACAACGCTTGGGATGCACTCTCAGTGCTTGTAGACCAAGAAGAAGCAACTCTAAGCGACCTTACTCCGTATGTCGACATTAATCGAGGCAGTCTCTCGAAAATCATGGCTCGTTTAGCTGAGCACGATGTTGTGGACAAGGGTAAAAAAGGCCAGAAGAACCTGTACAGCTTGAATACGGAAGGATTGAAGGATATAGTTCAAACTCAGAAGAAGCGGTCAGAGATGGCTGACCTAAAGGAGAAGGTGAAGAATGAGTGA
- a CDS encoding DUF2283 domain-containing protein codes for MRRFYNPESGTAVLDLVDDYEAVETVDTETGVNLDFDEDGKLVSIEIWASDRIPEQFFQAEEVDIEGLEPAAYLVEVNGMRDSVSLESEQLDLANYGHDSVEEIELARKDDIHLWLADLKKAMDFDSREEAEGARKLVEQAGLKLGTHGRQILEEKLEDDEEGDKPDN; via the coding sequence GTGAGGCGTTTCTATAATCCGGAGTCCGGTACTGCAGTCTTAGACCTGGTAGATGACTATGAAGCAGTAGAGACAGTAGATACGGAGACCGGTGTGAACCTGGATTTCGACGAGGACGGGAAGTTAGTGTCCATCGAGATCTGGGCCTCAGACAGGATCCCGGAGCAGTTTTTCCAAGCCGAGGAAGTAGACATTGAAGGCCTTGAACCGGCAGCGTACTTGGTCGAGGTTAACGGGATGAGAGACTCTGTCTCCTTGGAGTCAGAACAACTTGACTTAGCCAACTACGGGCATGACTCAGTGGAGGAGATAGAGCTGGCTCGGAAGGACGATATCCATCTCTGGCTTGCTGATCTGAAGAAGGCGATGGACTTCGACTCCCGAGAAGAGGCCGAGGGTGCCCGGAAGCTTGTGGAGCAGGCAGGCCTTAAGCTTGGTACCCACGGCAGGCAAATTCTGGAGGAAAAACTCGAAGACGACGAAGAGGGTGATAAGCCTGATAATTGA